In Kocuria turfanensis, a single genomic region encodes these proteins:
- a CDS encoding NUDIX hydrolase, translating to MRIVRAAAAVVVGADGRLLLIRRGTDPQRGRWSVPGGRVEPGETVAEAAVREALEETGARVRAERELGAVRVPGGRDVVYEVHDIAATFLGGTLRPGDDADEVRWVAPQELSALPTTDGLLEHLARFGIPVR from the coding sequence ATGCGCATCGTGCGGGCCGCCGCGGCGGTGGTCGTCGGCGCGGACGGCCGGCTGCTGCTGATCCGCCGGGGCACGGACCCCCAGCGCGGTCGCTGGAGCGTGCCGGGCGGCCGGGTGGAGCCCGGTGAGACGGTGGCCGAGGCCGCCGTCCGGGAGGCCTTGGAGGAGACCGGCGCCCGGGTGCGCGCCGAGCGCGAGCTCGGGGCGGTGCGCGTCCCCGGCGGGCGGGACGTGGTCTACGAGGTGCACGACATCGCGGCCACCTTCCTCGGCGGGACGCTGCGCCCCGGCGACGACGCCGACGAGGTCCGGTGGGTCGCCCCGCAGGAGCTCTCGGCGCTGCCGACCACCGACGGGCTGCTCGAGCACCTCGCGCGCTTCGGGATCCCGGTGCGCTGA